From Apium graveolens cultivar Ventura chromosome 9, ASM990537v1, whole genome shotgun sequence, the proteins below share one genomic window:
- the LOC141686605 gene encoding uncharacterized protein LOC141686605 gives MEDKSASTAMVIHSGPKNQNFNGERKRKRFGLFKTAMGMLGGRPSEKPKATKQITAATTNDNLNSDENWKMVVGSMRPLHSQDLRSPPPQIPRPAKTFSIESTSSDDDYFGASPALSTTSWGTTSYGSSSSLQELAESGRMRQSESTNSLSKMSMENMSRYASALNLGDLDADEEADEDVEDDSNNLLLEICEADDMIDSKADEFIARFYDQMKGQQ, from the coding sequence ATGGAAGATAAATCAGCCAGCACCGCCATGGTCATCCACAGCGGTCCTAAAAATCAAAATTTCAATGGAGAGAGAAAGAGGAAACGATTTGGTCTATTCAAGACCGCAATGGGCATGTTAGGTGGTCGCCCTAGCGAAAAACCAAAGGCAACAAAGCAAATAACCGCAGCTACAACAAATGATAATTTAAATTCAGATGAAAATTGGAAAATGGTTGTAGGTTCAATGCGGCCTTTACATTCGCAGGACCTCCGATCTCCGCCACCACAAATTCCGAGACCAGCCAAGACATTTTCTATAGAATCGACATCCTCGGATGATGATTATTTTGGTGCATCTCCGGCTTTGTCCACGACATCCTGGGGCACGACAAGTTATGGATCAAGTAGTAGTCTTCAAGAATTAGCTGAATCAGGAAGAATGAGGCAGAGTGAATCGACGAATAGTTTAAGCAAAATGTCGATGGAGAATATGAGTCGATACGCATCTGCTCTTAATCTTGGTGATTTAGATGCGGACGAAGAGGCTGATGAAGATGTTGAGGATGACAGTAATAATTTATTGCTTGAAATATGCGAGGCAGATGACATGATTGATTCCAAGGCGGATGAGTTCATTGCTAGATTTTATGATCAAATGAAGGGCCAACAATAG